The Catenulispora sp. MAP5-51 genome window below encodes:
- a CDS encoding Gfo/Idh/MocA family protein — MTENREKGTARTTSVAIVGAGTIGLIHAEAARRHPRLRVAAIVDPDATARRKLVEHIANAATGPATSPAPAEFASLAEALAAGGVDLVAVCVPTGMHAAVVGAALAAGVHVLVEKPIDVSLPEARRMAALAGEAARRGVVCSVVSQHRFDPAAAAVAAAVADGGMGRLTSAVASVAWWRGQEYYDSAPWRGTWALDGGGALMNQGVHTVDLLAWLLGRPVEVCAHTALLAHGAIEVEDVATATIRFASGALAVLHATTAAYPGLSVRLQIHGSQGSAVLHDDQLEYFHVARHGSGTTAGPYGGTEPDNQAADLVPASELRGGPKAADAMVVGHLRQYEDVVEAIESGRAPGVTAQDGLMAVAIVRAVYVSAALGQTIDIDALLNGDYDDVAVGSGLAH; from the coding sequence ATGACCGAGAATCGCGAAAAGGGCACCGCCAGAACCACAAGCGTCGCCATCGTCGGCGCGGGAACGATCGGCCTGATCCACGCCGAGGCGGCACGGCGCCATCCCCGGCTGCGGGTCGCGGCGATCGTCGACCCGGACGCCACGGCGCGCCGGAAGCTGGTCGAGCACATCGCGAACGCCGCCACCGGTCCCGCCACCTCCCCCGCCCCGGCCGAGTTCGCCTCCCTCGCCGAAGCCCTCGCCGCCGGCGGCGTCGATCTGGTCGCGGTCTGCGTGCCGACCGGGATGCACGCCGCCGTGGTCGGCGCGGCGTTGGCTGCCGGGGTTCATGTCCTGGTCGAGAAGCCGATCGATGTCTCGCTGCCGGAGGCTCGCCGGATGGCCGCGCTCGCTGGCGAGGCCGCGCGGCGCGGGGTGGTGTGCAGCGTGGTCAGCCAGCACCGGTTCGATCCGGCGGCTGCGGCCGTGGCGGCGGCGGTGGCCGACGGGGGCATGGGGCGGCTCACCTCGGCGGTCGCCTCTGTCGCGTGGTGGCGGGGTCAGGAGTACTACGACTCGGCGCCGTGGCGCGGTACCTGGGCGCTGGACGGTGGCGGGGCGCTGATGAATCAGGGTGTGCACACCGTGGACCTGCTGGCGTGGCTGCTCGGGCGGCCGGTGGAGGTGTGCGCGCACACCGCCCTGCTGGCGCACGGGGCGATCGAGGTCGAGGACGTCGCGACCGCCACCATCCGCTTCGCCTCCGGGGCGCTGGCCGTCCTGCACGCCACCACAGCCGCCTATCCCGGCCTGTCGGTGCGGCTGCAGATCCACGGCAGCCAGGGCTCCGCTGTCCTGCACGACGACCAGCTCGAGTACTTCCACGTCGCCCGGCACGGCAGCGGCACGACCGCCGGACCCTACGGCGGCACCGAGCCCGACAACCAGGCGGCCGACCTGGTCCCGGCCTCGGAGCTGCGCGGCGGGCCCAAGGCCGCCGACGCGATGGTCGTCGGCCACCTGCGCCAGTACGAGGACGTCGTCGAGGCCATCGAGAGCGGCCGGGCACCCGGGGTCACCGCGCAGGACGGGCTGATGGCGGTGGCGATCGTGCGCGCCGTCTACGTGTCCGCGGCTTTGGGTCAGACCATTGATATCGACGCCCTGCTGAACGGTGACTACGACGACGTGGCGGTCGGGTCCGGCTTAGCCCACTGA
- a CDS encoding sugar phosphate isomerase/epimerase family protein yields MSRTDTPDPVTWTLSGFGDEIGPDPEMQFAVLQALGARHVEVRGAWGTNVVDLTDEQVDSLAAALERWGMGVSAIASPIGKVSIVGDPEDEARRLARAITVAHRLGARYIRMFSFYRPDGMSAQDVRDPVLKHISVLARSAEREGVILVHENEKDIYGDIPERVLDLIESVSSDALKVAWDSANFVQVGVAPFTDGYAMLRPHLEYLQVKDALAATGEVVPAGEGDGELLQTLTALRDDGYTGFASLEPHLALGHALGGFSGPALFGRAARAFTGLLDTIGVATA; encoded by the coding sequence ATGAGCCGAACAGACACGCCGGATCCTGTGACCTGGACGCTCAGCGGGTTCGGCGACGAGATCGGGCCCGATCCCGAGATGCAGTTCGCCGTGTTGCAGGCGCTGGGGGCACGGCATGTCGAAGTGCGCGGAGCCTGGGGCACCAACGTCGTCGATCTGACCGATGAACAGGTCGATTCCCTCGCCGCGGCCTTGGAACGGTGGGGCATGGGGGTCTCCGCGATCGCCTCACCGATCGGGAAGGTGAGCATCGTCGGCGATCCCGAGGACGAGGCCCGGCGGCTGGCGCGGGCCATCACGGTCGCACACCGGCTCGGGGCCCGCTACATCCGGATGTTCTCCTTCTACCGGCCGGACGGGATGAGCGCGCAGGACGTCCGCGACCCGGTGCTCAAGCACATCAGCGTCCTGGCCCGCTCGGCGGAGCGGGAAGGCGTCATCCTGGTGCACGAGAACGAGAAGGACATCTACGGCGACATCCCCGAGCGGGTCCTGGACCTCATCGAATCAGTGAGCTCCGACGCCCTGAAGGTGGCATGGGACAGCGCCAACTTCGTGCAGGTCGGCGTGGCCCCCTTCACCGACGGCTACGCGATGCTCCGGCCGCACCTGGAGTACCTCCAAGTGAAGGACGCCCTCGCGGCGACCGGCGAGGTGGTACCCGCCGGCGAGGGCGACGGCGAACTCCTCCAGACCCTGACCGCCCTCCGGGACGACGGCTACACCGGCTTCGCCTCCCTCGAACCGCATCTGGCCCTCGGGCACGCGCTGGGCGGCTTCTCAGGCCCCGCCCTGTTCGGCCGCGCGGCCCGGGCCTTCACCGGCCTGCTCGACACGATCGGGGTGGCGACCGCATGA